Proteins from a genomic interval of Rosa chinensis cultivar Old Blush chromosome 2, RchiOBHm-V2, whole genome shotgun sequence:
- the LOC112188155 gene encoding uncharacterized protein LOC112188155 isoform X1, with protein MEYFLSKIGEYTIEPVGRQVGYMIHCKTNLGKLEAIAETLKAARESLATEVDAAKTRGETIRPDVELWLEKVNLITAETDEWLKDESQAKLKCLHGFCPNLIIRRHLSRDSTKLVPEIVQLYEKRGFSSVSYGPHQKEVSGVTRNDYVALPSRISVVKKIMDELKTSETNRIEVCGMGGVGKTTLVKEVYKQAAEDKKLFDDVIILLDVKQNPDLEAIQKKIVEKLGMEVLDNETMHGRASRLCARIQGKMILVILDDVEEKLDLKLVGLPSLPTCKILLTCRTRGVLGFHNMRADKRFHLDVLVKEEAWSLFEKMAGDVVKQNGCRDIAIQIAERCGGLPLLVVTVASALKDESRLHVWKDALRRLRRFDREEITEKVYLAVEWCYNNLDDEELKPLFLLCGIVVRDNHFCSSDLLKYCMGLGLLKNVDTVEEARHTLDILVEKLKDSCLLLERDVDGLVKMHDLVCHVAFRIAYRDHHVLSVTYGDDLKDWPEKEIYKRCTMILLNSSSIPILSLIPWECPDLKMFHLVGDAISMNSVEIPSVVFREMKKLRVLNLINLHILSLPPSLQFLKNLHMLCLDKSILGDVALVGELSNLEILSFCKSRVKQLPKEIGQLTRLRLLDLSDCSELEVIVPGVISSLVTLEELRMRNSFNKWEVEGERSNASLSELKHLSRLSSLDIHIPNADILPANLFSQKLKLNRFNIIIGVAYVREKRVAKTTLNTLKLKLTTSLEQLDEGLRLLVKRSEDLSLYVEGVNTTVHPLDTEGLEHHLQLQSDVDLTHIINSKYVQVVFPNLTFLSVHGCDGLRFMFSFSTAARLVQLKQLVISGCEFIEEIISTREGEENMDIMFPNLEDLILVGLPKVVRFCTGSYIEFPSLKNLEIVRCSKLEAFIVDNKIWKEIEEWDPEQNLDVKSETGVQYFFFDGKARFPGLERLKINQASKLKTIWHTQLAQDSFCRLRQVEVSECVSLINVLPPSIVGRLNALEVVFPNLTILSVHGCDGLRFMFSFSMATRLVQLKQLVISGCEFIEEIISTREGEENMDNMFPNLEDLILVGLPKVVRFCTGSYIEFPSLKNLEIVQCSKLEAFIVDNKISKEIEEWDPEENFDVKSETGVQYFLFDGKARFPSLERLKINQASKLRTIWHTQLAQDSFCSLKQVEVSECVSLINVLHPSIVGRLNALEVVFPNLTILSVHGCDGLRFMFSFSMATRLVQLKQLVISGCEFIEEIISTREGEENMDNMFPNLEDLILVGLPKVVRFCTGSYIEFPSLKNLEIVQCSKLEAFIVDNKISKEIEEWDPEENFDVKSETGVQYFLFDGKARFPSLERLKINQASKLRTIWHTQLAQASFSRLRQVEVSECVSLINVLPPSIVGGLNALEVRSCERIVLIVASNIVGDDDPDDVSENEFDFSSLKCLTLADLPSLQGFCSVHCIVKFSSAITLKVELCPIELKISPNGFLLNELTELRLAELRLAELQLAETRIQTLKKIMDELKNPNTIRIGVCGIAGVGKTTLAKAVHKQATEDKELFDDVVILLDVKSNTDLEGIQKKIVEKLGMDILDNDTIDGRASRLSARIKDKKVLVILDDVCEQIDLVAVGLPSVAACKILLTSRFRKTLSDMSTQKEFLLDILQEKESWVLFEKKALDVVKDPAILEVAKQVAKNCGGLPILVVTVASVLKQRTTLPPWTDALTCLQEGSDREEELAEKAHLGLEWSYKQLNDKELKQIFLLCGITIRGNSISLADLLRYSMGLGFLKKAFTVEEARKALLSRIEKLKDYCLLIESDDNRYVRMHELVLNVANQIAFRDRHILSLVEDGGNRELKELSDKYFLEKCTIMSFPCGNNIPRLPEVMHCPTLTMFHLQGDLDDDSQKISPRFFEKMKNLQVLSLRCMTIPTLPLSLQFLKNLVFLCLDQCILGDVALIGELSNLEILSFSESNVKQLPTAVGQLTHLRLLDLSDCSELEVISPGVISSLGRLEELRMRNSFKKWEVEGEGSNASLSELKHLSQLSFLEIHIPNADILPANLFSPELERFNIIVGDVCEKLMVETTLNSLKLKLTTSIEHLDEGLKFLVERSEDLSLYTESVNNIFHPLDTEEFEHLKHLQLESNVVDFTHIINIKAVFPNLTSLTVHRCGRLSFLFSISMAKSLVGLKHLEISTCAIIEEIVSSTGEHGQQNMDNMFPKLEDLKLNELPTLTRFCSGSYIQLLSLEKLDIEGCSKLGAFISDNVAMSGEDIRICKEIEEKDSEENLDVNSKLNTAQCFLFDEKIGLPNLTSLMVHRCDGLNFLLLSSMARSLVKLKHLVISECQRMEAVLTKEHSEENKDNMFPELKELDLKDLPHLVRFCSGNYFEFASMERLQLEKCAKLETFICNPSSTSIASQKEMERVDKNENLETEVPYFLFDKKVGLPRLERLIINELPKLTTIWHTQLAPNSFRRLRDVTVQRCNGLKYIFQVSIIAGVFHQLQKLIVKECGVEEIVSQEEGIEKLMPDQFFPKLTCLEFTSLFQLERFYLKMPAINWPLKTLVLSDCQKVDIFAAESSGRQKIHDLGNLRVKQYYVLFEKSLFPKLEDLTFSPVDIWYGRPAHEKALFPATGTDGSLPHLRTLRLHGMEKFMRLWENTEPAAGSAFPQLKTLEVKFSGLTNLELSAISFRNLTTIEVTFCWRLQYLTTYSVAQSLVQLKTLKVDECKNMKEIFTSEGMGEGASKCEIVFRQLQTLELGDLISLERFCASNCRVKVPILGTLKVNWCPFKLKISSDKVLEVDLESDTESWSQSMSMHEQDNRRLRAKEGNSLPETPVVLALPETGTSSSLTAKKTADLPAEVIAQLNALLGIDLAAPSAYQQLSALLPFLQSTRKEWVVDQIREALQKLAPAVDKKSSELTAQLEAGRSEVIAGSSHIEAECQEVMGREAEPRFASGPG; from the exons ATGGAgtattttctttcaaaaattggCGAGTACACAATTGAACCCGTTGGACGCCAAGTGGGTTATATGATTCACTGCAAAACCAACCTTGGAAAGCTAGAGGCCATAGCGGAAACATTGAAAGCTGCTCGAGAGTCGCTGGCTACTGAGGTTGATGCAGCTAAAACAAGAGGTGAAACAATTCGACCCGATGTCGAATTGTGGCTGGAAAAAGTGAACTTGATCACTGCAGAGACAGATGAGTGGTTGAAAGATGAAAGTCAAGCCAAGCTGAAATGTCTCCATGGTTTTTGTCCTAATTTGATAATCCGTCGTCACCTAAGCAGGGACTCAACAAAATTGGTGCCGGAGATTGTTCAACTTTACGAAAAGCGAGGATTTTCCTCAGTTTCATATGGTCCTCATCAGAAAGAGGTATCGGGTGTTACTCGCAATGATTACGTAGCCTTACCATCAAGGATTTCAGTTGTGAAAAAAATCATGGATGAATTGAAAACTTCCGAAACCAATAGGATTGAGGTGTGTGGAATGGGAGGAGTGGGTAAAACCACACTGGTCAAAGAAGTTTATAAGCAAGCTGCAGAAGATAAAAAGTTATTTGATGATGTGATTATCCTGCTAGATGTAAAACAAAATCCAGACTTGGAAgcaattcaaaagaaaattgtTGAAAAGTTGGGAATGGAGGTTCTTGACAATGAGACTATGCATGGAAGAGCGAGTCGTCTATGTGCCAGAATACAAGGCAAAATGATTCTCGTCATTTTAGATGATGTTGAAGAGAAACTTGATTTAAAGCTCGTGGGACTTCCCAGTCTTCCAACTTGTAAGATATTGCTGACATGTAGAACTCGAGGAGTTCTAGGTTTTCATAACATGCGTGCGGATAAAAGGTTTCACTTGGACGTTTTAGTTAAAGAAGAGGCTTGGAGTCTTTTCGAGAAGATGGCTGGTGATGTTGTCAAACAGAATGGTTGCCGAGATATAGCCATTCAAATAGCTGAAAGATGTGGAGGTTTGCCCCTATTGGTTGTCACAGTTGCAAGTGCTTTAAAAGATGAAAGTAGATTGCATGTATGGAAAGACGCCTTGAGACGACTTAGAAGGTTTGACAGAGAAGAAATAACTGAAAAAGTATACTTGGCTGTTGAATGGTGTTACAATAAtctggatgatgaagagcttaaACCATTGTTCTTGCTATGCGGGATTGTTGTAAGAGACAACCATTTTTGTTCGTCAGATTTGCTGAAATATTGTATGGGTTTAGGTTTGTTAAAAAATGTCGATACAGTGGAAGAAGCACGACATACGCTGGATATCCTCGTTGAAAAACTGAAAGATTCGTGTTTGTTGCTGGAAAGAGATGTTGATGGACTTGTCAAAATGCATGATCTTGTATGTCATGTTGCCTTCCGGATTGCATACAGAGATCATCACGTCTTGTCAGTAACATATGGAGATGACTTGAAGGATTGGCCAGAAAAAGAAATCTATAAAAGGTGCACTATGATTTTATTAAACTCCAGCAGTATCCCCATACTTTCCTTAATACCTTGGGAATGCCCAGATCTTAAAATGTTTCATTTGGTCGGTGACGCTATATCAATGAACTCGGTGGAAATCCCATCCGTCGTTTTCAGAGAGATGAAGAAACTCAGGGTGTTAAATTTAATCAACCTGCACATACTGTCACTACCTCCATCTCTTCAATTCCTGAAGAATCTGCACATGCTATGTTTAGATAAAAGCATATTGGGAGATGTCGCTTTAGTTGGGGAGCTTAGCAACTTGGAAATTCTTAGCTTTTGCAAATCCAGAGTTAAACAATTGCCTAAAGAAATAGGGCAGTTGACTCGTCTTCGGTTGTTGGATTTATCTGATTGCTCTGAACTCGAAGTTATTGTACCTGGTGTCATATCAAGCTTGGTGACACTGGAAGAGTTGAGAATGAGAAACAGCTTTAACAAGTGGGAGGTTGAAGGTGAAAGAAGTAATGCGAGCCTTTCGGAGCTGAAGCATTTGTCTCGGCTGTCCTCATTAGATATACATATTCCCAATGCTGACATTCTTCCAGCAAATTTGTTCTCCCAAAAGTTAAAGTTAAATAGATTCAATATAATTATTGGGGTTGCATATGTGCGGGAGAAACGTGTGGCTAAGACGACCCTCAACACACTAAAACTCAAGCTCACTACCAGCCTTGAACAATTGGACGAAGGCCTAAGATTGCTGGTGAAAAGATCAGAAGACTTGTCCTTATATGTGGAGGGCGTTAATACTACTGTCCATCCACTAGATACGGAAGGTCTTGAGCATCATCTGCAACTCCAAAGCGACGTGGACTTGACTCATATTATAAACAGTAAG TACGTGCAGGTTGTGTTCCCCAACTTAACATTCTtgagtgtacatggatgtgatGGTCTAAGATTCATGTTCTCATTTTCTACGGCTGCAAGGCTTGTACAACTCAAACAACTGGTAATATCCGGATGTGAATTCATTGAGGAGATTATATCAACAAGAGAAGGTGAAGAAAATATGGATATTATGTTCCCTAATCTGGAAGATTTGATCCTCGTTGGACTTCCAAAAGTTGTTAGATTCTGCACAGGAAGTTATATTGAATTTCCGTCCTTGAAAAACTTGGAGATAGTTCGGTGTTCTAAGCTGGAGGCATTCATTGTTGATAacaaaatttggaaagaaattgaagagTGGGACCCCGAACAGAACCTTGATGTCAAGAGCGAGACTGGTGTACAGTATTTCTTCTTTGACGGAAAG GCACGATTTCCTGGCTTGGAGAGACTGAAAATCAATCAGGCAAGCAAGTTGAAGACAATATGgcacacccaacttgctcaagACTCTTTTTGCAGGCTCAGACAAGTTGAGGTTTCCGAGTGCGTTAGTCTAATAAATGTCTTGCCCCCTAGCATCGTGGGAAGATTGAATGCTCTGGAA GTTGTGTTCCCCAACTTAACAATCTTGAGTGTACACGGATGTGATGGTCTAAGATTCATGTTCTCATTTTCTATGGCTACAAGGCTTGTACAACTCAAACAACTGGTAATATCCGGATGTGAATTCattgaagagattatatcaacaAGAGAAGGTGAAGAAAATATGGATAATATGTTCCCTAATCTGGAAGATTTGATCCTTGTTGGACTTCCAAAAGTTGTTAGATTCTGCACAGGAAGTTATATTGAATTTCCGTCCTTGAAAAACTTGGAGATAGTTCAGTGTTCTAAGCTGGAGGCATTCATTGTTGATAACAAAATTTCGAAAGAAATTGAAGAGTGGGACCCGGAAGAGAACTTTGATGTTAAGAGTGAGACTGGTGTACAATATTTCCTCTTTGACGGAAAG GCACGATTTCCTAGCTTGGAGAGGCTGAAAATCAATCAGGCAAGCAAGTTGAGGACAATATGgcacacccaacttgctcaagACTCTTTTTGCAGCCTCAAACAAGTTGAGGTTTCCGAGTGCGTTAGTCTAATAAATGTCTTGCACCCTAGTATCGTGGGAAGATTGAATGCTCTGGAA GTTGTGTTCCCCAACTTAACAATCTTGAGTGTACACGGATGTGATGGTCTAAGATTCATGTTCTCATTTTCTATGGCTACAAGGCTTGTACAACTCAAACAACTGGTAATATCCGGATGTGAATTCattgaagagattatatcaacaAGAGAAGGTGAAGAAAATATGGATAATATGTTCCCTAATCTGGAAGATTTGATCCTTGTTGGACTTCCAAAAGTTGTTAGATTCTGCACAGGAAGTTATATTGAATTTCCGTCCTTGAAAAACTTGGAGATAGTTCAGTGTTCTAAGCTGGAGGCATTCATTGTTGATAACAAAATTTCGAAAGAAATTGAAGAGTGGGACCCGGAAGAGAACTTTGATGTTAAGAGTGAGACTGGTGTACAATATTTCCTCTTTGACGGAAAG GCACGATTTCCTAGCTTGGAGAGGCTGAAAATCAATCAGGCAAGCAAGTTGAGGACAATATGgcacacccaacttgctcaagCCTCTTTTTCCAGGCTCAGACAAGTTGAGGTTTCCGAGTGCGTTAGTCTAATAAATGTCTTGCCCCCTAGTATCGTGGGAGGATTGAATGCTCTGGAAGTGAGGAGTTGTGAAAGAATTGTACTAATAGTGGCAAGCAACATTGTTGGAGATGATGATCCTGATGATGTATCAGAAAATGAGTTTGATTTCAGCAGCTTGAAATGCCTGACACTCGCTGATCTACCAAGTCTACAAGGCTTTTGCTCCGTACATTGCATCGTGAAATTCTCATCCGCAATAACCTTAAAAGTAGAACTCTGCCCAATCGAGTTGAAGATATCCCCTAATGGGTTCCTCCTGAACGAGTTGACTGAGTTGCGATTGGCTGAGTTGCGATTGGCTGAGTTGCAATTGGCTGAGACAAGGATCCAAACCTTGAAGAAAATCATGGATGAGTTGAAGAATCCTAATACCATCAGGATCGGGGTGTGCGGAATTGCGGGTGTGGGAAAAACCACGCTTGCAAAAGCAGTTCATAAGCAAGCTACAGAAGATAAAGAGTTATTTGATGATGTGGTTATCCTACTAGACGTGAAAAGCAATACAGACTTGGAAGgaattcaaaagaaaattgtTGAGAAGTTGGGCATGGACATTCTTGACAATGACACCATCGATGGAAGAGCCAGTCGTTTAAGTGCCCGGATAAAGGACAAAAAGGTGCTTGTAATTCTAGATGATGTTTGTGAACAAATTGACTTAGTGGCTGTCGGACTTCCTAGCGTGGCTGCTTGTAAGATATTGCTGACATCTAGATTTAGGAAGACATTATCTGATATGAGTACGCAGAAAGAGTTTCTGCTTGACATTTTACAAGAAAAAGAGTCCTGGGTATTATTTGAGAAGAAGGCACTCGATGTTGTTAAGGATCCAGCTATACTAGAAGTAGCAAAACAAGTTGCCAAAAATTGTGGTGGTCTGCCTATTTTGGTGGTCACAGTGGCAAGTGTTTTAAAGCAAAGAACTACGTTACCTCCGTGGACAGATGCTTTGACATGCTTGCAGGAAGGGTCTgatagagaagaagaattggCAGAAAAGGCACACTTGGGTCTAGAGTGGAGTTACAAACAGTTGAATGATAAGGAACTAAAGCAAATATTCTTGCTATGTGGCATTACTATACGGGGAAACAGTATTAGTTTGGCAGACTTGTTGAGGTATAGTATGGGTTTAGGTTTCTTGAAAAAGGCCTTCACAGTGGAGGAAGCACGAAAGGCATTGCTTTCACGAATTGAAAAGCTCAAAGATTATTGTCTACTTATAGAGAGTGATGACAACAGATATGTTCGAATGCATGAGCTTGTACTCAATGTTGCTAACCAGATTGCATTCAGAGATCGACACATCTTATCATTAGTGGAAGATGGAGGTAACCGTGAGTTGAAAGAATTGTCAGATAAGTATTTTTTAGAGAAATGCACAATCATGTCTTTCCCCTGTGGCAACAATATCCCAAGGCTTCCTGAAGTTATGCACTGCCCCACTCTGACAATGTTTCATTTGCAAGGTGACCTAGATGATGACTCGCAGAAAATCTCGCCTAGGTTTTTtgaaaagatgaaaaatctCCAAGTGCTGAGTTTGCGATGTATGACTATTCCAACACTACCTTTGTCTCTTCAGTTCCTGAAAAATCTAGTTTTCCTATGTTTAGATCAGTGCATATTGGGAGATGTCGCTTTAATTGGGGAGCTGAGTAACTTGGAAATTCTTTCGTTTTCAGAATCCAATGTCAAACAATTGCCTACAGCAGTAGGGCAATTGACTCATCTTCGGTTGTTAGATTTATCAGATTGCTCTGAACTTGAAGTGATCTCTCCAGGTGTTATATCAAGCTTAGGGAGACTGGAAGAGTTGAGAATGAGAAACAGCTTTAAAAAGTGGGAGGTTGAAGGCGAAGGAAGTAATGCAAGCCTTTCAGAGTTGAAGCATTTGTCTCAGCTATCCTTCTTAGAAATACATATTCCTAATGCTGACATTCTTCCGGCAAACTTGTTCTCCCCCGAGTTGGAAAGATTCAATATAATTGTTGGGGATGTGTGTGAGAAACTTATGGTTGAGACGACCCTCAACAGCCTAAAACTCAAGCTCACTACCAGCATTGAACACTTGGATGAAGGACTAAAATTTCTAGTGGAAAGATCAGAAGACTTGTCCTTATATACGGAGAGTGTTAATAATATTTTCCATCCACTAGATACAGAAGAGTTTGAGCATCTGAAGCATTTGCAACTCGAAAGCAACGTTGTTGATTTTACTCATATTATAAATATAAAG GCTGTGTTCCCGAACTTAACTTCGTTGACAGTACATAGGTGTGGTCGCCTAAGCTTCTTGTTTTCAATTTCTATGGCTAAAAGTCTTGTGGGACTCAAACATCTTGAGATATCCACTTGTGCAATCATAGAAGAGATTGTTTCATCAACAGGAGAACATGGTCAACAAAATATGGATAACATGTTCCCTAAGTTGGAAGATTTGAAGCTAAATGAACTTCCAACCCTTACCAGATTTTGCTCCGGAAGTTATATTCAACTTCTGTCCTTAGAAAAATTGGATATAGAAGGTTGTAGTAAACTGGGTGCATTCATTTCTGATAATGTTGCTATGAGTGGTGAAGATATTAGAATCTgcaaagaaattgaagagaagGACTCTGAAGAGAACCTTGATGTTAACAGCAAGCTGAATACTGCACAATGCTTCCTCTTTGACGAAAAG ATTGGTTTGCCTAACTTGACAAGCTTGATGGTTCACCGATGTGATGGTTTAAATTTCTTACTGTTATCTTCCATGGCAAGAAGTCTTGTAAAACTCAAACATCTTGTGATATCTGAATGTCAAAGAATGGAAGCAGTATTGACAAAAGAACACAGTGAAGAAAACAAGGATAACATGTTTCCTGAGTTAAAAGAATTGGACCTAAAGGATCTTCCTCATCTTGTTAGATTCTGCTCAGgaaattattttgaatttgCATCTATGGAGAGATTGCAATTAGAAAAGTGTGCTAAATTGGAGACATTCATCTGTAATCCCTCGAGTACCAGTATTGCAAgccaaaaagaaatggaaagagTGGACAAGAATGAGAACCTTGAGACAGAAGtaccatactttctttttgacaaAAAG GTAGGGCTTCCAAGGTTGGAGAGGTTGATTATCAATGAACTACCGAAGCTCACAACAATTTGGCACACTCAACTTGCTCCAAACTCTTTCCGCAGACTCAGAGACGTTACAGTGCAACGATGCAATGGTcttaaatatatttttcaagTCTCCATCATAGCCGGTGTTTTTCACCAGCTACAAAAGTTGATAGTGAAGGAGTGTGGAGTGGAGGAAATAGTTTCTCAGGAAGAGGGCATAGAAAAATTAATGCCTGATCAGTTCTTCCCAAAGCTAACATGTTTGGAATTTACAAGTCTATTCCAACTTGAGAGATTCTATCTAAAGATGCCTGCTATCAACTGGCCACTAAAAACATTAGTGTTGTCTGATTGTCAGAAAGTGGATATCTTTGCCGCGGAATCTTCAGGCCGTCAGAAAATACATGACTTGGGGAATCTGCGGGTTAAACAATATTATGTTCTATTTGAGAAG AGTTTATTTCCCAAACTGGAAGATTTGACCTTCAGCCCCGTGGACATCTGGTACGGTCGACCTGCCCATGAAAAAGCTCTTTTTCCTGCGACCGGTACAGATGGGTCCCTTCCACATTTGAGAACGTTGAGGCTACATGGAATGGAGAAGTTTATGCGTCTCTGGGAGAACACCGAACCTGCAGCTGGATCAGCTTTTCCACAGTTGAAAACTCTTGAGGTGAAGTTTTCTGGATTGACTAATCTAGAGTTGTCTGCAATATCCTTCCGGAATCTAACAACTATAGAAGTAACCTTTTGCTGGCGATTGCAATATTTGACCACTTATTCAGTAGCTCAAAGTCTCGTGCAACTCAAAACTTTGAAAGTTGACGAATGTAAAAATATGAAAGAAATCTTCACAAGCGAAGGAATGggagaaggtgcaagtaaatgTGAGATTGTTTTCAGGCAGTTGCAAACTTTGGAACTTGGTGATTTAATAAGTTTGGAACGGTTTTGCGCGAGCAACTGCAGAGTGAAGGTCCCAATCTTGGGAACTTTAAAGGTGAATTGGTGCCCGTTCAAATTGAAGATTTCCTCTGATAAGGTACTAGAAGTTGATCTGGAGTCTGATACTGAATCATGGTCGCAAAGCATGTCTATGCATGAACAGGACAACAGACGTTTGAGGGCGAAAGAAGGTAACAGCCTCCCGGAGACTCCGGTTGTTCTCGCGCTGCCTGAGACTGGTACTTCTAGCTCGTTGACTGCCAAGAAAACTGCTGATCTTCCTGCGGAGGTGATAGCCCAGCTTAATGCTCTGCTTGGAATTGACCTGGCAGCTCCCTCAGCCTATCAGCAACTCTCAGCACTCCTCCCATTTCTTCAATCAACTAGAAAGGAATGGGTAGTTGATCAAATAAGAGAAGCTCTTCAGAAATTGGCTCCTGCCGTGGACAAGAAGAGCTCTGAGCTAACTGCCCAACTTGAGGCGGGAAGGTCTGAGGTTATTGCCGGCAGCTCCCATATTGAGGCGGAATGTCAAGAAGTCATGGGCCGGGAGGCGGAACCGAGATTTGCTTCAGGCCCAGGATGA